In Shewanella sp. VB17, a single genomic region encodes these proteins:
- a CDS encoding murein L,D-transpeptidase — MYQEKLRRIICSVLFTLFYSTPASALDRVDAAINSLYHQIQLVNLINPSEVLMEYQAILAQGTRDEQLKIIDNVQLDLAQFWRSVNIPIQGGILTDDLHQNAMLLEPISQDYLPISNRIRYLLWIHQHQNWKAMVLNVWLEAGDEHPAIPEIRQRLQWLGDLTDVEVNNNLMTSALVEAILRFQHRHGLKQDGIIGPATLRWINLTPKKRATLLANNFINKTSYLAIIGARFLLVNIPAFEMILVDKGEVQLQSRVIVGKPYRQTPRLSSHISNMVLNPSWRVPTRLLRRDLLPKVRQNGSYISEHNFDVYNSVGSQIVKTPEEWQELAGGRFPYRLEQKPGEENTLGRYKFYFENKYNIYLHDTYDKALFEESNRALSSGCIRVEKVESLANWLASNLVKDKQTWVELQTDREKTQWFSFDHSLAVHLVYWTAWMDRKGLAQFRNDIYHQNSMLNLVSMKE; from the coding sequence ATGTACCAAGAGAAGTTGAGGAGAATTATTTGTAGCGTACTATTTACTTTATTCTACAGTACTCCAGCGTCAGCATTAGATAGAGTCGATGCGGCCATTAACTCTCTTTACCATCAAATTCAACTCGTAAATTTAATCAATCCTTCTGAAGTGCTGATGGAATATCAAGCTATTTTGGCTCAAGGAACAAGAGACGAACAGTTGAAGATTATCGATAATGTTCAACTTGATTTAGCGCAATTTTGGCGTTCAGTCAATATTCCTATTCAGGGGGGGATATTGACTGACGATTTACATCAAAATGCGATGTTATTGGAACCCATTTCTCAAGACTATCTTCCTATCAGTAATCGCATCAGATATTTACTTTGGATCCATCAACACCAAAATTGGAAGGCAATGGTGTTGAATGTGTGGTTGGAAGCGGGTGATGAACATCCTGCTATTCCTGAGATTAGACAACGATTACAGTGGCTTGGGGATTTGACTGATGTGGAAGTTAATAACAATTTAATGACCTCAGCGTTAGTGGAAGCTATATTACGTTTTCAACATCGCCATGGTTTAAAGCAAGATGGGATCATAGGGCCTGCAACGTTAAGGTGGATAAATCTTACCCCGAAAAAAAGGGCAACATTATTAGCAAATAATTTTATAAACAAAACCAGTTATCTGGCTATTATTGGTGCGCGATTTTTATTGGTAAATATTCCGGCTTTTGAGATGATATTGGTGGATAAAGGGGAGGTACAATTGCAGTCTAGAGTGATTGTCGGTAAACCTTATCGTCAAACTCCTAGATTAAGTAGCCATATTTCCAATATGGTATTAAACCCGAGTTGGAGAGTCCCAACAAGGCTACTCAGACGTGATTTGTTACCTAAAGTTCGTCAAAATGGGTCATATATCAGTGAACATAATTTTGATGTGTATAACTCAGTTGGATCGCAGATTGTTAAAACGCCTGAAGAGTGGCAGGAGCTGGCGGGAGGTCGATTTCCGTATCGATTAGAACAAAAGCCAGGGGAAGAGAACACCTTAGGTCGTTACAAATTTTATTTTGAGAATAAGTACAATATTTACCTTCATGATACATACGATAAAGCGTTATTTGAAGAGTCAAATAGAGCACTTTCTTCTGGTTGTATTCGTGTTGAAAAGGTGGAATCTTTAGCTAATTGGTTGGCGTCTAATTTAGTTAAGGATAAGCAAACTTGGGTCGAGTTACAAACTGACAGAGAGAAAACTCAATGGTTTTCCTTTGATCATTCTTTAGCGGTGCACTTAGTGTATTGGACAGCTTGGATGGACAGGAAAGGCTTAGCTCAGTTTAGAAATGATATTTATCACCAAAATTCAATGCTTAATCTTGTTTCGATGAAAGAGTAA
- a CDS encoding DUF882 domain-containing protein, translated as MSLVCPVRRQVLLGLSGVAVFSAIPSEAQASRSAKGVKSLGFHNLHTGERSQGNYWVNGHYQEGVLSKFSHALRDHRSNESVPMDKRLYDLLFMLKASLMTEQDFNVISGYRSPETNAMLASKSHNVAKQSYHMKGMAMDIAIDDVKLNDVREAAIALKLGGVGYYPRSGFIHVDTGPVRTW; from the coding sequence GTGTCTTTAGTGTGTCCAGTCCGTAGGCAAGTATTATTAGGCCTTAGTGGCGTTGCTGTATTTTCAGCTATCCCGTCAGAAGCGCAAGCGAGTCGCTCGGCTAAAGGAGTGAAAAGTTTAGGTTTTCATAACCTCCATACAGGAGAGCGCAGCCAAGGAAATTACTGGGTAAATGGACATTATCAAGAAGGGGTGCTATCTAAATTTAGCCACGCATTGAGAGATCATCGCAGTAATGAATCAGTACCAATGGATAAACGGTTATATGATCTTCTGTTTATGCTCAAGGCGTCACTCATGACAGAACAGGATTTTAATGTCATATCGGGTTATCGCTCTCCAGAAACTAATGCGATGTTGGCGTCTAAAAGTCACAATGTTGCGAAGCAAAGTTATCATATGAAAGGGATGGCAATGGATATTGCTATTGATGATGTTAAGTTGAACGATGTACGTGAAGCAGCCATAGCGCTTAAACTTGGTGGTGTTGGGTATTACCCTCGCTCAGGGTTCATTCATGTCGATACTGGGCCTGTCCGCACCTGGTAA
- the grxD gene encoding Grx4 family monothiol glutaredoxin, giving the protein METNETVDKIKQQLSENPIIVYMKGSPKLPSCGFSSQVAQIMINCNAQFAYVDILQHPDIRSELPKYANWPTFPQLWIEGELIGGCDILTEMFQQGELQTLISEIAAKYQSEEDAS; this is encoded by the coding sequence ATGGAAACAAACGAAACGGTAGATAAAATCAAACAGCAGTTATCTGAAAATCCTATCATAGTATACATGAAAGGGTCTCCTAAATTGCCGAGTTGTGGTTTTTCATCTCAAGTTGCTCAAATTATGATTAACTGCAATGCACAATTTGCGTATGTTGATATTTTACAGCATCCAGATATACGTAGTGAATTACCAAAATATGCTAATTGGCCTACTTTTCCGCAATTGTGGATCGAAGGTGAATTAATTGGCGGTTGCGATATTTTGACAGAGATGTTCCAACAAGGCGAATTGCAAACCTTGATCTCTGAGATTGCTGCAAAGTATCAATCTGAAGAAGATGCTTCTTAA
- the rplY gene encoding 50S ribosomal protein L25, with product MSYTIAAQVRTEIGRGSSRRLRHADKVPAVIYGAGKEPVAIVFDHKDIINIQSNDDFYTNALTINLDGADVKVNVKAMQRHAFKSLIEHVDFTYA from the coding sequence ATGTCTTATACTATCGCTGCACAAGTCCGTACTGAAATCGGGAGAGGTTCGAGCCGCCGCCTACGTCATGCTGACAAAGTTCCGGCAGTTATCTATGGTGCGGGTAAAGAACCTGTTGCTATCGTTTTTGATCATAAAGATATCATCAACATTCAAAGTAACGATGATTTTTACACGAACGCACTAACGATTAATCTTGATGGTGCTGATGTAAAAGTTAACGTTAAAGCTATGCAACGCCATGCGTTTAAGAGCCTTATTGAGCACGTAGATTTCACATACGCTTAA
- a CDS encoding PrkA family serine protein kinase: MSIFEHYQQRYEKKLDEEYSLQEFLTICKENRSSYASAAERLLLAIGEPEVVDTSKDPILSRIFSNRLISRYPEFKNFYGMEEAIQQIVAYLKHSAQGLEESKQILYLLGPVGGGKSSLAEKLKSLMQNIPIYILSANGQRSPVNDHPFCLFNPEEDSDLLLKDYKIPHRYLKCIMSPWAVKRLHEFGGDISQFKVVKVFPAILDQMAIAKTEPGDENNQDISSLVGKVDIRQLEHFAQNDADAYSYSGALCRANQGLMEFVEMFKAPIKVLHPLLTATQEGNYNGTEGLSALPYNGIILAHSNESEWTTFRNNKTNEAFLDRVYIVKVPYCLRVTEEILIYNKLLCHSELVKAPCAPGTLETLAQFSVLSRMVAPENSSIYSKMRVYDGESLKDTDPKAKSYQEYRDYAGVDEGMHGLSTRFSFKILSKVFNFDHSEIAANPVHLFYVLEKQIEQEQFPADTAERYLEFLKGYLIPKYVEFIGKEIQTAYLESYSEYGQNIFDRYVTYADFWIQDQEYRDPETGQLFDRSALNAELEKIEKPAGISNPKDFRNEIVNFVLRARANNDGSNPLWTSYEKLRVVIEKKMFSNTEDLLPVISFNAKTSTDDQRKHDDFIDRMMDKGYTKKQVRLLSEWYLRVRKSS; encoded by the coding sequence ATGAGCATATTTGAACATTACCAACAGCGCTATGAAAAAAAACTAGACGAAGAATATTCATTACAGGAATTTTTAACTATCTGTAAAGAAAACCGAAGCTCTTATGCCTCGGCCGCTGAGAGACTGCTTCTTGCCATTGGGGAGCCTGAAGTTGTCGACACATCGAAAGATCCCATTCTCAGTAGAATATTTTCTAACCGGTTAATTTCACGCTACCCAGAGTTTAAAAATTTCTATGGTATGGAGGAAGCTATCCAACAGATAGTCGCCTACCTTAAACATTCAGCACAGGGACTGGAGGAATCGAAACAAATCCTCTACTTGCTAGGACCCGTCGGTGGCGGTAAGTCATCTTTAGCTGAAAAATTAAAATCATTAATGCAAAATATACCTATTTATATTCTCAGTGCAAATGGCCAAAGAAGCCCAGTAAATGATCATCCATTTTGCTTATTTAACCCTGAGGAAGACAGTGATTTACTGCTTAAAGACTACAAAATCCCTCATCGATACCTAAAATGCATTATGTCACCATGGGCGGTAAAACGCTTACATGAATTCGGCGGTGATATTTCTCAATTTAAGGTAGTTAAAGTCTTTCCTGCTATTTTAGATCAAATGGCCATCGCCAAAACAGAGCCTGGAGATGAAAATAACCAAGATATTTCATCCTTAGTCGGTAAGGTTGACATTAGGCAATTGGAACATTTTGCTCAAAATGATGCCGATGCGTATTCTTATTCTGGTGCATTATGTCGAGCTAACCAAGGATTGATGGAGTTTGTAGAGATGTTTAAAGCGCCCATTAAGGTGCTCCACCCTCTATTAACGGCAACACAGGAAGGTAATTATAATGGAACTGAAGGCTTATCAGCCCTGCCCTATAATGGAATAATCCTTGCACATTCCAACGAGTCAGAGTGGACAACATTTAGAAATAATAAAACCAATGAAGCTTTTTTAGATAGAGTTTACATTGTTAAAGTTCCATATTGCTTAAGAGTGACCGAAGAGATTTTGATTTACAATAAGTTGCTTTGCCATTCTGAGTTAGTTAAGGCACCTTGTGCTCCTGGTACCTTAGAAACCTTAGCGCAATTTAGTGTGCTATCGAGAATGGTGGCACCAGAAAACTCTTCCATCTACTCAAAAATGCGCGTGTATGATGGGGAAAGCTTAAAAGATACCGATCCAAAAGCTAAGTCTTATCAAGAATATCGAGACTATGCCGGCGTCGACGAAGGCATGCATGGGCTATCAACCCGCTTCTCTTTTAAAATTCTGTCTAAAGTCTTTAATTTCGATCATAGTGAAATTGCCGCCAACCCAGTTCACCTTTTCTATGTACTTGAAAAACAAATTGAACAAGAACAATTTCCTGCAGATACGGCTGAGCGTTACCTCGAGTTCCTCAAAGGTTACCTTATCCCTAAATATGTTGAATTTATCGGCAAAGAAATTCAAACCGCTTATCTCGAATCTTACTCCGAATATGGGCAAAATATTTTCGACAGGTACGTCACTTATGCTGATTTTTGGATCCAAGATCAAGAATATCGAGATCCAGAAACGGGTCAGCTTTTCGACCGTTCAGCACTTAATGCTGAACTTGAAAAAATTGAGAAACCTGCGGGGATAAGTAATCCCAAAGATTTCCGTAACGAAATAGTTAACTTTGTATTGAGAGCTAGAGCCAATAACGACGGCTCTAATCCACTCTGGACCAGCTATGAAAAACTCCGAGTGGTCATAGAGAAAAAAATGTTCTCAAATACAGAAGATCTATTACCTGTTATCTCTTTCAATGCTAAAACGTCAACGGATGATCAACGAAAACATGATGATTTTATCGATCGTATGATGGATAAAGGGTACACCAAAAAACAGGTCAGACTGCTGTCAGAATGGTATCTGAGAGTACGTAAGTCCTCTTAA
- a CDS encoding SpoVR family protein — translation MAKKKKRVPLDDGPDWNFDLLQNYLTEIEKVATHYKLDSYPNQIEVITAEQMMDAYAGIGMPIGYTHWSFGKKFIETEQSYKRGQMGLAYEIVINSDPCIAYLMEENTITMQALVMAHACFGHNSFFKNNYLFKTWTDASSIIDYLVFAKNYISQCEEIHGAEQVELVIDSCHALMNYGVDRYKRPSEISFKEEQLRQKDREEYLQSQVNDLWRTVPLTQHNIKEKPSFHFPEEPQENILYFIEKHAPLLKPWEREIVRIVRKMGQYFYPQKQTQVMNEGWATFWHYTILNHLYDDGLVTDRFMMEFLQNHTNVVAQPNYNSPYYSGINPYALGFNMFVDIRRICEEPTQEDKHWFPDIAGSNWLETLHFAMQNFKDESFISQYLSPNIIRQFKLFGILDDDKKNYLSVSAIHDEQGYKDIRQMLSQQYNLSNLEPNIQVQSVDVKGDRSLTLRYVPTNRVPLSKSRHEVVKHLHRLWGFDVKLEELNDEGELTIIAVCPTEENE, via the coding sequence ATGGCTAAAAAGAAAAAGAGAGTACCACTTGACGATGGACCTGATTGGAATTTTGATCTACTTCAAAATTACTTAACAGAAATAGAGAAAGTAGCAACCCACTATAAACTGGACTCTTACCCTAATCAAATTGAGGTGATCACAGCCGAACAGATGATGGATGCCTATGCGGGGATCGGCATGCCCATAGGGTATACTCACTGGTCATTTGGTAAAAAGTTCATTGAGACTGAACAAAGCTACAAACGTGGTCAAATGGGCCTTGCTTATGAAATTGTGATTAATTCAGATCCATGTATCGCTTACCTCATGGAAGAAAACACCATCACAATGCAAGCATTGGTAATGGCCCACGCCTGTTTTGGTCATAATAGTTTCTTTAAAAATAATTATCTTTTCAAAACATGGACTGATGCAAGCTCGATCATTGATTATCTTGTTTTTGCTAAAAATTACATAAGTCAATGTGAGGAAATTCACGGAGCTGAGCAAGTCGAACTCGTCATAGACTCTTGTCATGCCTTAATGAATTACGGTGTTGATAGGTATAAACGCCCCAGCGAGATCTCGTTCAAAGAAGAACAGCTCAGACAAAAAGATCGTGAAGAATACTTGCAAAGCCAAGTCAATGATCTCTGGCGGACAGTCCCATTAACACAGCATAATATTAAAGAAAAACCGAGTTTCCATTTTCCAGAAGAGCCCCAAGAAAATATTCTCTATTTTATAGAAAAACACGCTCCGCTATTAAAACCGTGGGAACGAGAAATTGTCCGTATCGTTCGTAAGATGGGGCAATACTTCTATCCACAAAAACAAACTCAAGTGATGAACGAAGGTTGGGCCACATTTTGGCACTATACCATACTAAACCATCTCTATGATGATGGTTTAGTTACCGATAGATTTATGATGGAGTTTTTACAAAATCACACCAATGTTGTCGCACAACCCAATTATAATAGTCCCTATTATAGTGGCATTAATCCCTACGCATTAGGGTTTAATATGTTTGTTGATATTAGACGGATATGTGAAGAACCAACTCAAGAAGATAAACATTGGTTTCCAGATATTGCGGGCAGTAATTGGCTTGAAACACTGCATTTCGCGATGCAAAACTTTAAGGATGAAAGTTTTATTAGTCAGTATTTATCGCCAAATATTATTCGTCAATTCAAACTGTTTGGTATTTTAGATGACGATAAGAAAAATTATTTATCCGTTTCGGCTATTCACGACGAACAAGGTTATAAAGATATTCGGCAAATGCTATCTCAGCAATATAACCTATCAAACTTAGAGCCTAACATCCAAGTTCAAAGTGTAGATGTTAAAGGAGATAGATCATTGACATTGAGGTACGTCCCAACAAACCGCGTACCTCTTTCAAAAAGTCGCCATGAAGTTGTCAAGCATTTACACCGACTTTGGGGGTTTGATGTAAAATTAGAAGAACTCAACGATGAAGGAGAGCTAACCATCATTGCCGTTTGCCCAACAGAAGAAAACGAATAG
- the sodB gene encoding superoxide dismutase [Fe], protein MAFELPALPYAKDALEPHISQETIEYHYGKHHNTYVVKLNGLVEGTELAEKSLEEVIKTSSGGVFNNAAQIWNHTFYWNCLSPNGGGVATGPVAKAIDEAFGSFEKFKALFTDSAVNNFGSAWTWLVKNADGSVAIVNTSNAATPLTDSNVTPIMTVDVWEHAYYIDYRNVRPDYLAHYWELVNWDFVNQNFA, encoded by the coding sequence ATGGCTTTTGAATTACCTGCATTACCTTACGCTAAAGATGCTCTTGAACCGCATATTTCTCAAGAAACTATCGAATATCATTATGGCAAACATCATAACACTTATGTTGTTAAGCTTAACGGCTTGGTAGAAGGTACTGAATTAGCAGAAAAAAGCTTAGAAGAAGTCATTAAGACATCTTCTGGTGGGGTTTTCAATAATGCTGCACAAATTTGGAATCATACATTCTACTGGAACTGCCTATCACCAAACGGTGGTGGCGTAGCTACAGGTCCTGTCGCTAAAGCTATTGATGAAGCTTTTGGGTCATTTGAAAAATTTAAAGCACTATTTACAGATTCTGCTGTCAATAATTTCGGTAGTGCTTGGACTTGGCTAGTCAAAAATGCTGATGGCTCAGTCGCCATCGTCAACACAAGTAACGCTGCCACACCATTAACCGATAGTAATGTCACACCTATCATGACTGTCGATGTCTGGGAGCATGCTTACTACATAGATTATCGCAATGTTAGACCTGATTATCTTGCTCATTACTGGGAATTGGTAAACTGGGATTTTGTTAACCAAAACTTTGCATAA
- a CDS encoding ATP-dependent DNA helicase RecQ — MQQLLQSHFGFSEFRLGQEQVVRTILEGHSAAAIFPTGSGKSLCYQLPALCLPHLTIVVSPLLALIQDQIGFLKSKDIPAASIDSTQSHDETNDVMRRARTGELKILMISVERLNNERFRQFISEIPISLLVVDEAHCISEWGHNFRPDYLKLPRYRQELNIPQTLLLTATATPQVIQDMGNKFGIDTDNVILTGFYRHNLHLAVKGLCSDEKIDYLFKWLQTRLHYAGIIYVTLQQTAEQVAAHLNARGIQAKAYHAGMNHEIRQSIQDEFMSGAQGIIVATIAFGMGVDKTDIRFVVHYDLPKSIENYAQEIGRSGRDGGDADCLVLANGDNLSTLENFVYGDTPEPSGIAVVLKEIGKAVAGNTGSALAQWEVVLNSLSNQSNIRLLSLKTLLVYLELLNIIKPTYSYFAEYKFKFLMPQAEIIEYFKEERRDFIRAILTTADRAKIWFSINFDALNQHYSSDRQRVLTAINYLDEKGMIELQSKQMTQVYQIVESHFDEKALTASLSHRFTDKETSEVARINQLVTLLTSTQCLSRQLAHYFADDQMTTDCGVCSACCGEPAILPPVPYQKPLDDYEVDQVCLNAVTKLGDACTPVLIARFLCGLPTPLFTKLKLRSCQGFAQFEKYRFADVKCWAQGQLRGR; from the coding sequence GTGCAGCAATTATTGCAATCCCATTTTGGTTTCAGTGAGTTCAGACTTGGTCAAGAACAAGTGGTCCGTACCATACTTGAGGGCCACAGCGCCGCCGCCATATTTCCCACTGGCTCGGGAAAATCATTGTGTTATCAGCTTCCGGCACTCTGTTTACCTCATTTGACCATTGTAGTGTCTCCTTTACTTGCGTTGATCCAAGATCAAATAGGGTTTCTTAAGAGTAAAGACATTCCTGCTGCGAGTATTGATTCAACCCAAAGTCATGATGAAACCAATGATGTGATGAGAAGAGCACGAACCGGCGAGTTAAAAATCCTAATGATCTCAGTGGAGAGGCTAAACAACGAGCGATTTAGGCAGTTTATCAGTGAGATCCCTATTTCGCTTTTAGTTGTCGATGAGGCCCACTGTATTTCGGAGTGGGGACATAACTTTCGACCTGATTACCTTAAACTTCCTCGGTATCGACAAGAGTTGAATATTCCTCAAACTCTGCTGTTAACAGCGACAGCGACGCCTCAGGTCATTCAGGATATGGGCAACAAATTTGGGATCGACACTGACAATGTGATCTTAACAGGTTTTTATCGCCACAATTTACATTTGGCGGTTAAAGGGCTATGCAGTGATGAAAAAATAGATTACCTGTTTAAATGGTTACAAACTCGGTTACATTATGCTGGGATCATCTATGTCACCTTACAGCAGACAGCGGAGCAGGTTGCTGCACATCTTAACGCTAGAGGTATTCAAGCTAAAGCTTACCATGCTGGCATGAACCATGAAATACGCCAGTCTATACAAGATGAGTTTATGTCAGGTGCACAGGGCATTATTGTGGCCACCATCGCTTTTGGAATGGGTGTCGATAAAACTGACATTCGTTTTGTGGTGCATTATGACTTACCTAAATCCATTGAAAACTATGCTCAAGAAATAGGCCGATCAGGACGTGATGGTGGTGATGCAGATTGTTTGGTGCTCGCTAATGGAGACAATTTAAGCACATTAGAGAATTTTGTGTATGGTGATACTCCAGAGCCTAGTGGTATTGCCGTTGTACTAAAAGAGATCGGTAAAGCGGTGGCAGGAAATACCGGTTCGGCATTAGCTCAGTGGGAAGTGGTGCTAAACAGTCTTTCCAATCAATCAAATATTCGACTCCTATCGTTGAAGACCTTGCTGGTGTATTTAGAGTTACTTAATATTATTAAACCGACCTACAGCTATTTTGCTGAATATAAATTCAAGTTTCTTATGCCGCAAGCTGAGATTATCGAATATTTTAAAGAGGAAAGGCGGGATTTTATCCGTGCCATATTGACCACTGCCGATAGAGCAAAAATCTGGTTTAGTATTAACTTTGATGCATTAAACCAGCACTATTCCAGTGATAGGCAAAGAGTGTTAACCGCGATTAATTACCTTGATGAGAAAGGGATGATTGAATTGCAAAGCAAGCAGATGACTCAGGTTTATCAAATAGTAGAGAGTCATTTTGATGAAAAAGCGCTTACCGCCTCACTGTCGCACCGTTTTACAGATAAGGAAACCAGTGAAGTCGCCAGAATCAATCAATTGGTGACACTATTAACGTCAACTCAATGCTTAAGTCGTCAGCTTGCTCACTATTTTGCTGATGATCAGATGACGACAGATTGTGGCGTTTGTTCTGCTTGCTGTGGTGAGCCGGCGATACTTCCCCCTGTGCCGTACCAAAAACCACTGGATGATTATGAGGTTGATCAAGTCTGCTTGAATGCAGTCACTAAGTTAGGTGATGCTTGTACTCCTGTTTTGATCGCTCGCTTTCTATGCGGTTTACCCACCCCATTGTTTACTAAATTGAAGTTGAGATCTTGTCAAGGTTTTGCTCAGTTTGAGAAGTATCGTTTTGCTGATGTTAAATGTTGGGCACAAGGACAGCTAAGAGGACGCTGA
- a CDS encoding YeaH/YhbH family protein produces MANFIDRRLNAKGKSTVNRQRFINRYKQQIKKSVSDAVTRRSVTDVDKGEKIGIPTRDITEPSFHQGKGGVRERVHPGNDQFTRGDKIERPPSGNGQGAGQGDASDSGEGEDDFVFQISKDEYLELLFEDLELPNLQNNRLNKLVEYQVYRAGFSNEGVPSNINIVRSLRSSLARRIAMSSSKKKELNKLIIELEELENTPGAETERILFLKQEITALKQKIAKVPFIDTFDLRYNNFAKREIPSSQAVMFCIMDVSGSMDQATKDMAKRFYILLYLFLTRTYKNLDVVYIRHHTQAKEVDEHEFFYSQETGGTIVSSALKLMHQIQKERYPENEWNIYAAQASDGDNWADDSPGCKKLLETKLLPVVRYFSYIEITNRAHQTLWREYESLQKDFDNIAVQHIKQAEDIYPVFRELFKKQAV; encoded by the coding sequence ATGGCAAATTTTATCGATAGACGACTTAATGCTAAAGGAAAAAGCACAGTCAACCGTCAACGTTTCATTAATAGATATAAGCAACAAATCAAAAAGTCTGTTAGTGATGCTGTGACCAGAAGAAGTGTAACGGATGTAGATAAAGGAGAGAAAATAGGGATCCCAACGCGAGATATCACTGAGCCCTCTTTTCATCAGGGCAAAGGAGGAGTAAGAGAGCGAGTTCATCCAGGCAATGACCAATTTACGCGAGGTGACAAAATAGAGCGTCCACCATCAGGTAATGGTCAAGGTGCAGGTCAAGGTGATGCTTCTGATTCAGGAGAAGGTGAAGATGATTTTGTCTTTCAAATCTCAAAAGATGAATATTTAGAACTGCTCTTTGAAGATCTTGAACTGCCTAACTTACAAAATAACCGTCTAAATAAACTCGTTGAATACCAAGTTTATAGAGCAGGTTTCTCCAATGAAGGGGTTCCATCAAACATTAATATTGTTCGCTCGCTGAGATCATCGCTCGCCAGACGAATAGCCATGTCATCATCGAAAAAGAAAGAACTGAATAAACTCATCATTGAACTAGAGGAATTGGAAAATACGCCTGGGGCAGAAACTGAAAGAATCTTATTTTTAAAACAAGAGATCACGGCATTAAAACAGAAAATTGCGAAAGTTCCTTTCATCGATACTTTCGATCTTAGGTATAACAATTTTGCCAAAAGGGAGATCCCTTCTAGCCAAGCTGTCATGTTCTGTATTATGGATGTCTCTGGTTCTATGGATCAAGCAACCAAAGACATGGCTAAACGTTTTTATATTTTATTATACCTATTTCTGACTCGAACCTATAAAAATCTAGATGTTGTCTATATTCGTCACCATACTCAAGCAAAGGAAGTTGATGAACATGAATTTTTCTACTCTCAGGAAACCGGTGGCACCATCGTTTCAAGCGCACTAAAACTCATGCATCAAATACAAAAAGAACGTTACCCAGAAAACGAGTGGAATATTTATGCAGCTCAAGCTTCAGACGGTGACAATTGGGCCGATGATTCTCCAGGATGTAAAAAACTCTTGGAAACCAAACTTTTACCTGTCGTGAGATACTTTAGCTATATAGAGATCACCAATCGTGCTCACCAAACACTTTGGCGAGAATATGAGAGCTTGCAAAAAGACTTCGATAACATCGCTGTACAGCATATCAAGCAAGCCGAAGACATATACCCTGTATTTAGAGAACTATTTAAAAAACAAGCTGTTTAG
- the pdsO gene encoding sortase-associated OmpA-like protein PdsO encodes MNKKIYPLLLTSTLIISNASDASEHINERAHNEELIGVTSGIVLGAVVAGPVGAIIGAFTGVLIGKSVGDDSEIDAQDAKIAEKDSQIQMLSNETKQLVELKQGQAQQLTKLGMRLTLPFTTGSSELARHIKQQLDDLAYAMSMSPELTVELTGYADRRGDSTYNQALSEQRVAEVKSYLVAQGVDNRRLTLKAFGANAPLSETQNTENDFFDRRVNIQFISSEARPTINQ; translated from the coding sequence ATGAACAAGAAAATATATCCTCTTTTACTGACCAGCACGCTCATTATTTCAAATGCCAGTGATGCATCTGAACATATTAATGAAAGAGCGCACAATGAGGAACTGATTGGCGTGACCTCAGGGATCGTCCTTGGGGCGGTTGTTGCTGGGCCGGTGGGAGCGATCATTGGGGCTTTTACCGGGGTATTAATCGGCAAGTCTGTTGGCGATGACTCTGAAATAGATGCCCAAGACGCCAAAATAGCCGAAAAGGACTCACAAATACAGATGTTAAGTAATGAGACTAAACAGTTAGTAGAACTAAAGCAGGGTCAAGCGCAACAATTAACCAAATTAGGCATGAGATTAACGCTTCCGTTTACAACAGGCTCTTCGGAGCTTGCTCGTCACATTAAGCAACAACTTGATGACTTGGCCTATGCCATGTCAATGTCGCCTGAATTGACAGTAGAGTTGACAGGTTATGCCGATAGAAGGGGGGACTCGACGTATAACCAAGCCCTATCAGAGCAACGGGTCGCTGAAGTGAAAAGTTACTTAGTCGCTCAAGGCGTCGATAATCGTCGTCTTACACTTAAGGCATTTGGTGCTAATGCGCCTCTGAGTGAAACTCAAAATACTGAAAATGATTTCTTTGATAGACGAGTTAATATTCAGTTTATTTCAAGTGAGGCTAGGCCCACTATTAATCAATAA